The following coding sequences are from one Gossypium hirsutum isolate 1008001.06 chromosome A12, Gossypium_hirsutum_v2.1, whole genome shotgun sequence window:
- the LOC107944001 gene encoding protein HOTHEAD isoform X2, whose translation MDLGSMGFLKALLVAVYALHPNFSHAETAPNYSFVHESTKAPPVSYHDYIVVGGGAAGCPLAATLAETANVLVLERGGSPYRNPGKTDKGNFLLTLSDPSPDSYAQIFVTEDGVYNHRARVLGGGTVINAGFYSHAETEFVKESGLDEALVNDAYQWVENKVVFKAPLLQWQTAVRDGLLEAGVLPYNGFTNEHINGTKIGSTIFDMNDHRHSAADLLEYADPKNIIVYLHATVTKILFPTQRTRAIGVIYEDALGEKHTAYLTNDSKSEIIVSAGAIGSSQLLMLSGIGPRSQLEPLGVKLVMDQPMVGQGIADNTLNGLFIPSPNPVELSLLSTVGISLFVNYIEAGSGLNLAPSFGWISKFLLSISDQTTIGSFFDTRLNGGIILQKVARPLSTGHLELRSTDPNETPKVRFNYFQEPEDLRNCVQGMKTIINVVNSKAFSKFRYQTISTQQLLNVVAALPLNQRPRHIDTASSLEQFCNDTVMTFLLFQ comes from the exons ATGGATTTGGGATCAATGGGGTTCCTCAAAGCTTTGCTTGTCGCTGTTTATGCTTTGCACCCCAACTTTTCCCATGCTGAGACAG CTCCAAATTACAGTTTCGTTCACGAATCAACAAAAGCACCTCCGGTCTCATACCACGACTATATTGTGGTCGGTGGAGGAGCTGCCGGCTGTCCCTTGGCCGCAACTCTAGCAGAAACCGCCAACGTTTTAGTCCTCGAAAGAGGAGGGTCTCCCTACCGCAACCCTGGTAAGACAGACAAAGGCAACTTCTTGCTCACTCTTTCAGATCCCTCCCCCGATTCATATGCTCAAATATTCGTTACTGAGGACGGAGTATACAACCACCGAGCACGTGTACTTGGTGGTGGCACCGTCATCAACGCCGGGTTTTACTCACACGCCGAAACCGAGTTCGTAAAGGAATCTGGTTTGGATGAAGCTTTGGTGAATGATGCATATCAGTGGGTTGAAAACAAGGTGGTTTTCAAGGCACCATTGTTGCAATGGCAAACCGCAGTGAGGGATGGGTTGCTTGAAGCTGGGGTTTTACCATACAACGGATTTACAAATGAACACATCAATGGGACTAAAATTGGTTCAACCATTTTCGACATGAATGATCATAGACATAGTGCAGCTGACTTGCTTGAATATGCTGACCCAAAGAATATCATAGTTTACTTGCATGCCACGGTAACCAAGATCCTTTTTCCAACACAAA GAACTAGAGCTATAGGGGTGATATATGAGGATGCATTGGGAGAAAAGCACACGGCATATTTAACAAATGATTCCAAGAGTGAAATAATCGTATCAGCAGGTGCCATTGGAAGCTCACAATTGTTGATGTTGAGCGGCATTGGGCCACGTTCTCAACTTGAGCCACTTGGTGTCAAGCTGGTGATGGACCAACCTATGGTTGGCCAAGGCATAGCCGACAATACATTGAATGGTCTTTTTATTCCATCCCCTAATCCCGTTGAGCTCTCACTCCTTTCAACTGTGGGCATATCCCTATTTGTTAACTATATTGAAGCTGGAAGTGGATTGAATTTGGCTCCTTCTTTTGGGTGGATTTCCAAGTTTTTGCTCTCCATCTCGGACCAG ACCACTATTGGGTCCTTCTTCGATACAAGACTTAACGGTGGCATCATCCTTCAAAAAGTTGCTCGTCCACTCTCAACAGGCCACCTTGAGCTTCGTAGCACCGATCCAAACGAGACCCCCAAGGTGAGGTTCAATTACTTTCAAGAACCAGAAGACTTAAGAAACTGTGTACAAGGCATGAAAACCATAATCAACGTTGTGAACTCCAAAGCCTTCTCGAAATTTCGTTACCAAACCATCTCGACTCAACAGCTTCTGAATGTGGTGGCAGCACTTCCCTTGAACCAGAGACCGAGACACATTGATACTGCTTCGTCTTTGGAACAATTCTGCAATGACACTGTGATGACAtttttgttgttccaatag
- the LOC107944001 gene encoding protein HOTHEAD isoform X1, which yields MDLGSMGFLKALLVAVYALHPNFSHAETAPNYSFVHESTKAPPVSYHDYIVVGGGAAGCPLAATLAETANVLVLERGGSPYRNPGKTDKGNFLLTLSDPSPDSYAQIFVTEDGVYNHRARVLGGGTVINAGFYSHAETEFVKESGLDEALVNDAYQWVENKVVFKAPLLQWQTAVRDGLLEAGVLPYNGFTNEHINGTKIGSTIFDMNDHRHSAADLLEYADPKNIIVYLHATVTKILFPTQTVGSGTRAIGVIYEDALGEKHTAYLTNDSKSEIIVSAGAIGSSQLLMLSGIGPRSQLEPLGVKLVMDQPMVGQGIADNTLNGLFIPSPNPVELSLLSTVGISLFVNYIEAGSGLNLAPSFGWISKFLLSISDQTTIGSFFDTRLNGGIILQKVARPLSTGHLELRSTDPNETPKVRFNYFQEPEDLRNCVQGMKTIINVVNSKAFSKFRYQTISTQQLLNVVAALPLNQRPRHIDTASSLEQFCNDTVMTFLLFQ from the exons ATGGATTTGGGATCAATGGGGTTCCTCAAAGCTTTGCTTGTCGCTGTTTATGCTTTGCACCCCAACTTTTCCCATGCTGAGACAG CTCCAAATTACAGTTTCGTTCACGAATCAACAAAAGCACCTCCGGTCTCATACCACGACTATATTGTGGTCGGTGGAGGAGCTGCCGGCTGTCCCTTGGCCGCAACTCTAGCAGAAACCGCCAACGTTTTAGTCCTCGAAAGAGGAGGGTCTCCCTACCGCAACCCTGGTAAGACAGACAAAGGCAACTTCTTGCTCACTCTTTCAGATCCCTCCCCCGATTCATATGCTCAAATATTCGTTACTGAGGACGGAGTATACAACCACCGAGCACGTGTACTTGGTGGTGGCACCGTCATCAACGCCGGGTTTTACTCACACGCCGAAACCGAGTTCGTAAAGGAATCTGGTTTGGATGAAGCTTTGGTGAATGATGCATATCAGTGGGTTGAAAACAAGGTGGTTTTCAAGGCACCATTGTTGCAATGGCAAACCGCAGTGAGGGATGGGTTGCTTGAAGCTGGGGTTTTACCATACAACGGATTTACAAATGAACACATCAATGGGACTAAAATTGGTTCAACCATTTTCGACATGAATGATCATAGACATAGTGCAGCTGACTTGCTTGAATATGCTGACCCAAAGAATATCATAGTTTACTTGCATGCCACGGTAACCAAGATCCTTTTTCCAACACAAA CTGTTGGATCAGGAACTAGAGCTATAGGGGTGATATATGAGGATGCATTGGGAGAAAAGCACACGGCATATTTAACAAATGATTCCAAGAGTGAAATAATCGTATCAGCAGGTGCCATTGGAAGCTCACAATTGTTGATGTTGAGCGGCATTGGGCCACGTTCTCAACTTGAGCCACTTGGTGTCAAGCTGGTGATGGACCAACCTATGGTTGGCCAAGGCATAGCCGACAATACATTGAATGGTCTTTTTATTCCATCCCCTAATCCCGTTGAGCTCTCACTCCTTTCAACTGTGGGCATATCCCTATTTGTTAACTATATTGAAGCTGGAAGTGGATTGAATTTGGCTCCTTCTTTTGGGTGGATTTCCAAGTTTTTGCTCTCCATCTCGGACCAG ACCACTATTGGGTCCTTCTTCGATACAAGACTTAACGGTGGCATCATCCTTCAAAAAGTTGCTCGTCCACTCTCAACAGGCCACCTTGAGCTTCGTAGCACCGATCCAAACGAGACCCCCAAGGTGAGGTTCAATTACTTTCAAGAACCAGAAGACTTAAGAAACTGTGTACAAGGCATGAAAACCATAATCAACGTTGTGAACTCCAAAGCCTTCTCGAAATTTCGTTACCAAACCATCTCGACTCAACAGCTTCTGAATGTGGTGGCAGCACTTCCCTTGAACCAGAGACCGAGACACATTGATACTGCTTCGTCTTTGGAACAATTCTGCAATGACACTGTGATGACAtttttgttgttccaatag